CGGAAAAGTTACTGGATAATAAATCTAGGGAGCTTTACGAGTCCAATCAGCACCTAGAAATGGCATTGAGACACCTAAAGAAGCAAACGTTAAGTGACCTAAAAAAGTTTGAGTTCGAGGAATTAATTGATAGAACTCTTATCCAATTTGGTCGATCATTTTTGTCTCACCAGCTTGATGAAGCTCAGATTCGCACTTTCTTGACGACTCTGTCTAGCGCAGAGGTGATCGCTTCTACTTACCTACGTCTTGATGTAGATGTGTTACCAGACTTGCCTGTCTGCGAGTATGGTATTAAACCGTTCGTTGAAAACCTTGGTCAGCATCTAGAAGACAGTAAAGAAACCGTGTTTTGGTTAGAAGATGTTTTGCATATTCCTATCAATATTGATTCCGAATTTGTGGGAGAGCTGCTTTTTAAAATTAGTTTAGGTGAGATTAAAAGAGAGTTTGTTGTCAGTCAGATGGAGCTTGTAGCAGAGCTGTTTTGCAGTGCAATTAGCAGGCAAAAAATGATCACAGCTACAATTGAAGCTCGAAAACGGGCAGAAAGCTCGGAGAAGTCGATCAAAGAGTTTGTAGCGATGATTAACCACGAACTACGTACACCTTTGAATGGATTACTTGGGAGTGCTGAGTTGTTGTCAGGTACGCAATTAAGCCCGCAACAAGGAAACTATTTGACCAACTTAAAATCTTCAGGCGACTTATTGCGTGCCATCATCAATGACTTACTAGATTTTAGCAAGATGAGTGCAGATATGATGGAGCTCATCCCCAGTAAGTTTGGTTGGACACAGCTTGAATCCATGCTTACGGGAATATTTTCGATAAAAGCAGCTGAGCAGCAAATAGAGTTTAATATCGAAAAAGAAAGTGCTATCCCAACGCACTTCATTGGAGATTTTGAAAGAGTCAGCCAAGTGTTAGTTAATATTGTCGGTAACGCTATTAAGTTTACTGAGAAAGGTAGCGTTGATTTAAGTTTTGCTTGGGAGATGACTGTTCTTAAGTGCCAAGTAAAAGATACCGGTATTGGAATACCGAAAGATGCGCAGCCAAACCTGTTCAACCCTTTTGTCCAAGCCGATCGTTCGAGCAACCGCCATCATGAAGGAACGGGTCTTGGACTCGCAATATGTAAACAGCTTATCGATTTGATGCACGGTAGTATCTCATTCGATAGCGAGCCGGGATCAGGTACAACCTTTTATCTATCCATACCCTTGATCGTGTCTGAGGATGACGAAGAGCTTGAATTGGTCGGGCCTTCAGATACAAAAGATATTGATCAACTTTCAATATTGGTTGTTGATGATATTCGAATGAACCAAATCATCATCAACCAAATGCTGCAGAAATTAGATATAAGGCCTGACATTTCAAACAATGGAGTGGAGGCAATCGAAGCGGTAGAAAATAACAGTTATGACATCATCTTTATGGATTGTCGTATGCCTGAAATGGATGGCTTTGAAGCGACAGAAATGCTCAGAAAGAAAGGTTATGAGACGCCAATTATTGCTCTTACAGCCGCGACAACACTGTCAGAAAGAGAGCGCTGTGTGGAGTGTGGTATGAATGATATTTTGACTAAGCCGTATACAGGTCAAGATTTACAGGAAATGCTTAGAAAATGGAGTTAGTGAAGTTGAATGCAAGAGAATTTGGGGGAAGTAAATTCTCTTGCAAATACCAAAGCACCTATCTTCCTCGTCCATCAACCATTACCAATAGTGTTTGCGAGATAATCTTCATATCTGTCCAAAACCAGTTGCTCAATGAGTTAAGAGACAATGCGTAACTGTGGTCGAACGCTACTTTTCTTCTGACATCATCAATACAAGTATCATAACCCTGATTAACTTGAGCTAAGCCGGTTATTCCTGGCAAGACACCATATGTCCTATCAGCAAAATACGGAATAGCCGTTTCCAGCTTATTGTAAAAGCCAGGGCGCTCAGGTCTTGGGCCAATAAGCGACATGTCACCTGCAATTACATTGAAAAGTTGAGGTATTTCATCAAGGCGAGTTTTACGTAAGAAACGACCGACTGGCGTGATTCTAGGGTCATCTTCTGTTGCCCAAATTGCCCCTGTTTTCGCTTCAGCATCTTGGTACATAGTTCTAAACTTGATGATTTCGAATAGCACCATTTTGCTTGGCGTTGATTTCCCTACTCTCAGTTGCTTGTAGAATACCGGACCAGCAGATGTCATCTTGATGGCAATTGCTATCAATGGCATCAGTGGCAATAGCATTAGAATAGCAGCACTAGCCCCAAATAAATCCAATAAACGTTTTGCTATCCATGTTGGTTTAATTGTTAAGTTACTCATATCTTCCTTCCTTATTGATTTATTCGTGACCAGCGCTCAGATTCCATCCCCAATAGATATCTAAGTCCGCCTATCAAGTTTGCGTAGTGGCCGGTAATCATATACGCGATCAACTGACACAGTTTTATTGAGCTCATTGCAGGTATAAAAGTATTTGCAATCGCAATGGCATAACACACTACCTGCAATAGCAGAGCAGCTAAAAAGATGGGTTGAGTAGCAAGAACGGCAGATATTGTTAGACAACCTATCATCAAATACGGTGTAACAAGCCTCAGTCCTTTACCTGATAGAAAAGCAAACGCGACACCTTTGTATTTTGGCTTAAACATGCTCGCCAATCTGATGACTTGCTGCATGTTACCTGCAGAGATTCTGAGTCGACGCTTGAAGTCGTTTGAGCAACTGGTCGCTTCCATTTCTACGGCGACCATTCTTTCTTCATGCTTTGCGATAAAACCTTGTTTAACGATCTGCATTGGTAAAACGAAATCATCGTTGATCGTGTTGCTTTTTAAAGGTGTGAATAGTCGCGTACGGAAGAGATAGAAGGCACCATGTGCACCCAGAGTGGAGCCTAACGTTGCTTCACGTTGCTTAATCTTTGATTGGTACTTCCAGTAATCCAGCTCTCCTTGATTTGCTGAGTCTAAAACTTGATAGCTAGAGTTCACCACACCCGTTCGCTCAGTTTTGAAGTGCTCTTCTGCAATAATGAGTGCGTCAATGGAAATAAGCGCTGATACATCACTCAAGCCAGTAATATCTGAATCGATGTACTGCATGTGGTGATTGAGTAAAGCAACTTTGCCGCGATTCTTACGATGGACATGTATTTCAAATAATGTTTCGCAGCAGGCTGCTTCTTGAATTGTAGCTTGAGCTATTTCTGCTGTTTGATCAGTACAACCATCACACGCGATAATTACTTTTAATCGATTGGTTGGATAATCGAGCGTTGCTAAGTTTCGGATCTTATCTGCTATCCATCTTTCTTCATTGTATGCAGGGACAACAATCGTTATCGATGGTCTTTGGTTGTCTTGGGCCTGATCGCGATACCCTCTGCTACGAATTACCACTGGACTTTCAGGATGCCTTTTTGAATACCAAGACAGGAACAGTGGGTAAATTGCGTGATGATAAACAATTAAGAATGAGCAAATGACAAAAGCGCAAATCAAGAAAATGTTTAACATGATAGTGCCTCCGACATGATCGACTGATACGCATCTACCATATGCCTTACATCGTGCTGGCCTAAAACAAATTCTCTTGGTAAGAACGCCAGTGGTGTTTCCAATGTTTCGAAAATGATTTCCGCGAGCTCAGCAGAGTTATTGACTTCAAAATGTTTTCCAGTTTTTGGGCAAAGTGTTTCTTTGCAAGCGCCTACATCTGAAACGACAGCCCTAATGTTGCAGGCTTGAGCCTCCAACGAAGACAGAGGAAACCCTTCCATTCGGGAAGGTAAGCAAAATAAATCGAGAGCTTGGTAGAAGCTTGCCATATCTTCAACCAAGCCTAAGAATATAACTCGATCTTCAACGGCTAATTTCTTAGCTAGGGACTTTAGGTTGTCCACCTCGCTTCCGTGTCCTGCAATGGCGAGTGTTACGTGGGCTGGTAGGCGGGATAGGGCTTTGATCATTACATCTTGGCCTTTGACTTTTTCTATGCGTCCAGCGCAGCCGATGATACGAGCTGAAAGAGGAAGGCCAAACTTAAGTCGAGCATTTTTTTGGCAACCCGGTCGGAATTTTTCACAGTCGATACCATTTTTGATGGTGACAGTATTGTGATAATCAAACTGGGATTTAAGTGCTTTGCTGACATAGTCCGCATCACCTACTAGTACAGGCTTTACAGCTTTTAAAGCCATTTTTTGAATCTTGACGTGCTTTTTGTTGCTCAAGTGCCAAACATCGTGTTCGGTGTGTATTCGGCAAGGGACGCCACTAATTAATGCGGCAGCCCCAGCATAGAGAAGCGGGCCAATGTGGTGAGTATGTACTGTATCCGGTTTAATGGTTGAAAAAATCTTTGCGAGGGTCAGAACAATATCAGGTTGCACGCCAGACTTTTTTTCCAAGAACATAATGTTGTCACTGAAAGCTTTGAGCTTTGGCCAGTTTGCAATCGCTTGCTGCTTCTCACCTTCTAAGCTGAGCACTAGGACCTGAGCATTGGATGCTGCAAACCGAATCAAATCTAACGCTAGTGTTTCAATTCCACCGGGAGCTAAGTGCTGAACGACATGAACGATTTTAAAATTTTTCACCATTTCGTTTTGCTTCATGAATACCTCGAGTATTAGTAAAAAGTGCTTGTTTTACTCGATATTTCACGAAACGTGCCAATGATGAAATGGTTTTTATTTCAGTTGGTTACTGGATTTTTGTTCTCAGATTGTTGCTTAGTCTAAATATGAGAGTCTAAATGAAATACAATTTAAGAATACGTAGAGCTTATAGAAGGTTTCAGTTGTTGAGACAGAGAGGTACGTTACTCATAACCTTCCAAAAATTTCTTCAATTGACCACTTTTACGTAGCTTAACCACCCCAGTATCCAGTATTTCTTTTAGCTGTTTGGCTTGCGGGTATTCTTTGGAGATAAGAATGAAGTTATCGTTAGTCGGTGCTCCTGGAATTGTTTTTGTGATTAGCACACCTTGAGATAGGTAATCGACGCCTTGTTCAATTTTAAATCCAATCATTATTTCGTAGTGAGTGACGAATACCTGGCATCGACCAGCTACTGTTTTCATCACTAGTTGATTGAATGATTTCGCCGAGCGATCAACCCGATTGCTATCGAGGCCGACGCCATCGTAGTTGAAACCATGTACACCGCATAGATGGTATTTTTCTAGATCCTTTACATTGCTAATTTGTAAGCCATCTGGAAATTGTTTTTTGGAATAAATGTAGACAGGAGTGAGAGAGTAATAGCTATCGGTAAAGATAAAGTTGCGTTTTCTTTCTTCACTGAAGGTTGCACTAAGAGCCGCGTCATATAGGCCGATTTTTGTGCCTTCAACACAACGCTTCCAAACGGGCATTGCTATGGTGTATTTAATATTCTTGGGTCCTAGGATAGCGTTAAGTACGTCTACGTCATACCCAATAACCTCTCCATCTTTCTTGTAGGTGTACGGTGGCCAGCCACCGCCATCACCGCAGAACTTAATAGCCTGTTTGATCTCGGCAAAGCTAGTAGGGACAAAGGAAAAAAGTAGCGAAAAAATTAACGTTATCTTAAATAGTTGAAATTGTTTTTTTTTGGTATCCATACCGATGCTATTAGAAAATGCTAAATACTATCAGTATATTCTATTCTTATAATTCTGCCGTAACTCTGCGGACATTGGTAAGTATCCTCTGGAGGGAGGAGTGTCATTATCGATATAGTGTCTACGTGGTAATCTTTGGTATCACAGTAATGACGGGAGCTTCGGTTAACTTATATAACTCATCAGGCCTGCGGACTGATGTATCGAATAGCTCAAATAATGTTGCTAAGCCGCAGCCAAGTGCGATTCCTGCAAATAGGCCAGCGATGATGAAAATCGCCGTAGGGAGGTTGGACGGAGCGCTAGGCGTGTAGGGTAAATCGATTATTTTTACTCGCTTATTTTGTTCAAATACACCCAACGATCCGGTTAACTGTGCCATTTCATAGCGTTCAATTAACTCATCGTAAAGCCTTCTCTTTATCTTTGCATCTCGCTCTAAGCGCAGTAACTCTTTCGCATTGTCACCAAAGTTATTTGCCTTTGACTCTAAATCAGAAATCATTTTTCTTAGGCTTTTGGTTTCTTCTTTAAGAGCCTCGAAACGGCTTCTGACCAATTGCAGACTATGTAGCTGAGTGACAAGCAGAGGCTGAGTTTCAGAGAAATCTGAAATAGAGGTGCTACTTGCTATATCCCACAGCTTGTCGCTGGTTAAGTTTGGTCTTTCTACTTTGAGTAAGAGTGCACGTTCACTTTCGAGTCGACTAAGTTCACGTTGTTTGGCTTGTACGGCACTATGATTCTCTGTGTATTTGGCTTGTAGCAAGGTCAGTTCACTGCGTATATTAATGATCTGATCTTCAATTTTGCCCACAACAGGGTTGGTCTTGGACATCTGCTCATCTAAGCTGCCTAAGCTTTTTTCTACCCCCGCGAGCTCAGCTTCTTTTTCTGATAGGTTTTGCTTTAAAGAAGCCAGTCTAGCTAAACTCTGAGTCTGCATCTCGGGGGTGACGCCAGAGTTTTGGTTCTTATAGTCAGCAAGTTTGGACTCGGCGATGTCAAGCTCATTTCTACGCTTTTCAATGTGATAAGTTAAAAACTCGCTGGAATCTTTAATAGAAGAACGTTCTGGTGCGAGAAGCTGTTCAATAAAGTGGTCGCTCACTGATTGCAACAGCTCTTTCATTCCATCAGCTTTGTTGGATATTAGCTCGATTTTTAAAAAATCTTTTCCAGCCTGAGATACGGTAATACTCGAAGATATTTTTTGAATAACATGTTCGACTTCCTGTGGAGTCATATCATCGGTGATGAGCTTTCTCTCTACACCCACTGATTTTAATACATGCCTACTTTTCAGCAGCGTGCGCAAAGCATTCAATCTGTCTTTAAGCATTGTTGAAACCGCAATATCTTCCAAAAATGGGTTCATCTTGGCAGTCTCTTGTATCAACATGCTGGTATGAGCGTGATATTTTGTTGGTGCCAGCTTGCCGATGATAAAGCCGACAATTGGCAGTATTAATATTGGTATCACGATCATATAGCGGCGTCGCCATGCTGAACAAAGGATAATGATCAGTCGGTATTTGAGTTCACTCATAGACTCTCCAATAGCACATTTACTACTTGGGCACGAGAATCCCAGCTGTGTTCGTTCACTAAGTCTTCACAGTGATTTACTTGGCCTACTACGTTAGATAGCTCAGTAGAAAAGCCTTGTGCAGTTTGGGCGACGTTCACGTGTGGTGAATACACTTCTAAGGCGGGAAATGGTGTCGCTATTATCGGTGTTTTTGCCGCTAAATATTCGAGGAGTTTTAATGGGTTGCAGGCTCGAATTTGTTCATTTAGCTTAAATGGGATCAAACTTGCATCCCAGTGCTGACTGTAGCTGGGTAACTCTTGGTGAGCTTTCGGCCCTAAATAGTGAACATTTTTTAGCTGAGGTAAAGGGTAGTATGTCAGCTCATTGGGTCCAATAAATACGAACTCCCAGTCAGATCTGGCTCTGCATACTTGGTTGATTAGCTCGTAATCCAGCCATTTTGATAGGCTGCCGTAGAATCCAGCGATGGGCTTACCTGTGTTTGGAAGATCATTTGCTCTGGGTGCTTTTTTTGAAAACAAGTCCACGTCAACGCCGTGGGGGAGGTATGCAGTTTTTTCTTCAGGGAACTTAGCGTATAAGTTTTTACTTGCTGCCAAAATTAGGTTTGCTTTGCGGGTTAATCTACGCTCGTGCGCCGAGACAACGTTATGATCAACACCTGCGAGAGAAGAAAAATCATCGCCACAATAATACACTACAGAGTGCTCGCCTAAGTGACCAGCTAGGTCAGCAGCAGTGGGCAGAGAGGTCCACAAAATAGGTTGGCGAATGCAGCGCTTTTCCAAAATCGGCCCGAGTTGTTGCAGCATTAGTGTCCTTGCTAGCTTTCTGGCTACCCGTGACTCAGGAGCAGGAATTGTTTTGATGTTGATAACTTCAATGTTAGGTTCAACGTTGATTGTCTGATAGCCACGTTTGCTATTGCCAAACAGTTTGTTAAATGCTCTAGAAATGTCATTTACATTCAATCTAGGCTTTCTCAACCCAATAGAGTTAATCCAAATGACGCGGCGAGTCTTAGATAGCCTAGCCACAATGTGCTGGGTACTAGATGGCAGGCCACCAAAGTCTTCACCAAATACAATAAGATCACGCATAATGCTTCTCCTCACTGTATGGTTTTTCTATAGAACGTATGACCTTAGCTGGGTTGCCAGCCGCTATAACAAACGGGGGCAGATCTCCCGTGACGACACTTCCAGCTGCGACAATGGTTCCCTCACCGATAGTGACTCCATGC
This genomic stretch from Vibrio marisflavi CECT 7928 harbors:
- a CDS encoding ATP-binding protein, with amino-acid sequence MAGNSPLERKLEREKAARKEAEKLLDNKSRELYESNQHLEMALRHLKKQTLSDLKKFEFEELIDRTLIQFGRSFLSHQLDEAQIRTFLTTLSSAEVIASTYLRLDVDVLPDLPVCEYGIKPFVENLGQHLEDSKETVFWLEDVLHIPINIDSEFVGELLFKISLGEIKREFVVSQMELVAELFCSAISRQKMITATIEARKRAESSEKSIKEFVAMINHELRTPLNGLLGSAELLSGTQLSPQQGNYLTNLKSSGDLLRAIINDLLDFSKMSADMMELIPSKFGWTQLESMLTGIFSIKAAEQQIEFNIEKESAIPTHFIGDFERVSQVLVNIVGNAIKFTEKGSVDLSFAWEMTVLKCQVKDTGIGIPKDAQPNLFNPFVQADRSSNRHHEGTGLGLAICKQLIDLMHGSISFDSEPGSGTTFYLSIPLIVSEDDEELELVGPSDTKDIDQLSILVVDDIRMNQIIINQMLQKLDIRPDISNNGVEAIEAVENNSYDIIFMDCRMPEMDGFEATEMLRKKGYETPIIALTAATTLSERERCVECGMNDILTKPYTGQDLQEMLRKWS
- a CDS encoding sugar transferase — protein: MSNLTIKPTWIAKRLLDLFGASAAILMLLPLMPLIAIAIKMTSAGPVFYKQLRVGKSTPSKMVLFEIIKFRTMYQDAEAKTGAIWATEDDPRITPVGRFLRKTRLDEIPQLFNVIAGDMSLIGPRPERPGFYNKLETAIPYFADRTYGVLPGITGLAQVNQGYDTCIDDVRRKVAFDHSYALSLNSLSNWFWTDMKIISQTLLVMVDGRGR
- a CDS encoding glycosyltransferase family 2 protein is translated as MLNIFLICAFVICSFLIVYHHAIYPLFLSWYSKRHPESPVVIRSRGYRDQAQDNQRPSITIVVPAYNEERWIADKIRNLATLDYPTNRLKVIIACDGCTDQTAEIAQATIQEAACCETLFEIHVHRKNRGKVALLNHHMQYIDSDITGLSDVSALISIDALIIAEEHFKTERTGVVNSSYQVLDSANQGELDYWKYQSKIKQREATLGSTLGAHGAFYLFRTRLFTPLKSNTINDDFVLPMQIVKQGFIAKHEERMVAVEMEATSCSNDFKRRLRISAGNMQQVIRLASMFKPKYKGVAFAFLSGKGLRLVTPYLMIGCLTISAVLATQPIFLAALLLQVVCYAIAIANTFIPAMSSIKLCQLIAYMITGHYANLIGGLRYLLGMESERWSRINQ
- a CDS encoding glycosyltransferase, translated to MKQNEMVKNFKIVHVVQHLAPGGIETLALDLIRFAASNAQVLVLSLEGEKQQAIANWPKLKAFSDNIMFLEKKSGVQPDIVLTLAKIFSTIKPDTVHTHHIGPLLYAGAAALISGVPCRIHTEHDVWHLSNKKHVKIQKMALKAVKPVLVGDADYVSKALKSQFDYHNTVTIKNGIDCEKFRPGCQKNARLKFGLPLSARIIGCAGRIEKVKGQDVMIKALSRLPAHVTLAIAGHGSEVDNLKSLAKKLAVEDRVIFLGLVEDMASFYQALDLFCLPSRMEGFPLSSLEAQACNIRAVVSDVGACKETLCPKTGKHFEVNNSAELAEIIFETLETPLAFLPREFVLGQHDVRHMVDAYQSIMSEALSC
- a CDS encoding substrate-binding periplasmic protein → MDTKKKQFQLFKITLIFSLLFSFVPTSFAEIKQAIKFCGDGGGWPPYTYKKDGEVIGYDVDVLNAILGPKNIKYTIAMPVWKRCVEGTKIGLYDAALSATFSEERKRNFIFTDSYYSLTPVYIYSKKQFPDGLQISNVKDLEKYHLCGVHGFNYDGVGLDSNRVDRSAKSFNQLVMKTVAGRCQVFVTHYEIMIGFKIEQGVDYLSQGVLITKTIPGAPTNDNFILISKEYPQAKQLKEILDTGVVKLRKSGQLKKFLEGYE
- a CDS encoding GumC family protein is translated as MSELKYRLIIILCSAWRRRYMIVIPILILPIVGFIIGKLAPTKYHAHTSMLIQETAKMNPFLEDIAVSTMLKDRLNALRTLLKSRHVLKSVGVERKLITDDMTPQEVEHVIQKISSSITVSQAGKDFLKIELISNKADGMKELLQSVSDHFIEQLLAPERSSIKDSSEFLTYHIEKRRNELDIAESKLADYKNQNSGVTPEMQTQSLARLASLKQNLSEKEAELAGVEKSLGSLDEQMSKTNPVVGKIEDQIINIRSELTLLQAKYTENHSAVQAKQRELSRLESERALLLKVERPNLTSDKLWDIASSTSISDFSETQPLLVTQLHSLQLVRSRFEALKEETKSLRKMISDLESKANNFGDNAKELLRLERDAKIKRRLYDELIERYEMAQLTGSLGVFEQNKRVKIIDLPYTPSAPSNLPTAIFIIAGLFAGIALGCGLATLFELFDTSVRRPDELYKLTEAPVITVIPKITT
- a CDS encoding glycosyltransferase, which encodes MRDLIVFGEDFGGLPSSTQHIVARLSKTRRVIWINSIGLRKPRLNVNDISRAFNKLFGNSKRGYQTINVEPNIEVINIKTIPAPESRVARKLARTLMLQQLGPILEKRCIRQPILWTSLPTAADLAGHLGEHSVVYYCGDDFSSLAGVDHNVVSAHERRLTRKANLILAASKNLYAKFPEEKTAYLPHGVDVDLFSKKAPRANDLPNTGKPIAGFYGSLSKWLDYELINQVCRARSDWEFVFIGPNELTYYPLPQLKNVHYLGPKAHQELPSYSQHWDASLIPFKLNEQIRACNPLKLLEYLAAKTPIIATPFPALEVYSPHVNVAQTAQGFSTELSNVVGQVNHCEDLVNEHSWDSRAQVVNVLLESL